In Paractinoplanes brasiliensis, the following proteins share a genomic window:
- a CDS encoding FHA domain-containing protein: protein MFDDDTGMCPTHIVPVEPYAGETTTGFEPEPDLEPEPMPQPEEDRSACWNCGTPVPHPGNTECLNPECRRSLTPPVLVVRFPTGQVELGRDARVELGRRGPHAALFGSYPNVSRHHAVVGTDPNGRAWIEPVPTPNGTFLDGIEIPASERRLLRPETRVRFALHAEGVVHVYSRQEARP, encoded by the coding sequence TTGTTCGACGACGACACCGGGATGTGCCCGACCCACATCGTGCCGGTCGAGCCGTACGCCGGGGAGACGACGACGGGGTTCGAGCCCGAGCCGGATCTCGAGCCGGAACCGATGCCGCAGCCGGAAGAGGACCGGTCGGCCTGCTGGAACTGCGGCACGCCGGTGCCCCACCCCGGCAACACGGAATGCCTCAATCCCGAGTGCCGCAGATCGCTGACGCCGCCCGTGCTGGTGGTCCGGTTCCCCACCGGCCAGGTCGAGCTCGGCCGGGACGCCCGCGTCGAGCTGGGCCGGCGCGGCCCGCACGCCGCGCTCTTCGGGTCGTATCCGAACGTGTCCCGCCATCACGCGGTCGTCGGGACCGATCCGAACGGCCGCGCCTGGATAGAGCCTGTGCCCACCCCGAACGGCACCTTTCTCGACGGCATCGAGATCCCCGCCTCCGAGCGCCGGTTGCTGCGCCCGGAAACCCGGGTCCGCTTCGCCCTGCACGCCGAGGGAGTCGTCCACGTCTATTCCCGTCAGGAAGCCAGACCATGA
- a CDS encoding AAA family ATPase — MTTAPLLPGFPAFVNELAGTLAVHSQFVLHGNLRDLFLMEPPGRPARPVAMLPLLWAALSPRGYSCLVCYDPVDGVAVFPPQPVPVEAAQRLLGNRVIGRRPSLERLRTHLAKVVGVAEQPPAEGGAAGPGPAEPAPGPRHQAAAPAKRDPTVRPPVRAAFVIDYAARITRVPGQLDPAERDFFLYCQKLAFTAEPFETGTVPGERYNPIIWLTEGERDLPAWLTSGVEPIRTIAVGMPTLGDRERLAEVVTPMLPPARSAVSAAPAAEFAKLTEGMTLRAMTEVVRLSRDRGLGADQIPDAVRAYKLGVTDNPWRHDSVKKHITEGEQVISDRIVGQPRATKKTLDILKRAALGLSGAQATSSVSRPRGVLFFAGPTGVGKTEMAKQIAELLFGDVNAYLRFDMSEFAADHAADRLTGAPPGYVGFEAGGELTGAVRRNPFQVVLFDEIEKANKSVLDKFLQILEDGRLTDGQGITTHFSECVLIFTSNLGIITTDKATGERVQQVYPGMPYPDLEATVKAAVREHFTVTLERPELLNRLGDNIVVFNFIDKDAAATIFELQLSNVVRTVERELQMSLRLTDHAREQLREACTIDTPNGGRGIGNLLESNLINPLARELFDLDAPPGSSVEVIAAYPATATAGPRLEARVATGGRGW; from the coding sequence ATGACCACCGCACCGCTCCTGCCCGGCTTCCCGGCCTTCGTCAACGAGCTGGCCGGCACGCTCGCCGTGCATTCGCAGTTCGTGCTGCACGGCAATCTGCGGGACCTGTTCCTGATGGAACCGCCGGGGCGGCCGGCCCGGCCGGTGGCGATGCTGCCGCTGCTCTGGGCGGCCCTCTCCCCGCGGGGTTACTCCTGCCTGGTCTGCTACGACCCGGTCGACGGCGTCGCGGTCTTCCCGCCCCAGCCGGTGCCGGTCGAGGCGGCCCAGCGGCTGCTGGGCAACCGGGTCATCGGGCGGCGGCCGTCGCTGGAACGACTCCGCACCCACCTCGCGAAGGTCGTCGGCGTCGCCGAGCAGCCTCCGGCGGAAGGCGGCGCCGCCGGTCCGGGCCCGGCTGAGCCCGCGCCCGGCCCTCGGCATCAGGCCGCCGCTCCGGCCAAACGCGACCCGACGGTCCGGCCGCCGGTACGGGCCGCGTTCGTCATCGACTACGCGGCCCGGATCACCCGGGTTCCCGGTCAGCTCGACCCGGCGGAGCGCGACTTCTTCCTGTATTGCCAGAAGCTGGCCTTCACTGCCGAGCCGTTCGAGACCGGGACGGTGCCGGGCGAGCGGTACAACCCGATCATCTGGCTGACCGAGGGCGAACGTGACCTGCCGGCCTGGCTGACCTCCGGGGTGGAGCCGATCCGGACGATCGCGGTCGGCATGCCGACGCTCGGCGACCGGGAACGGCTGGCCGAGGTGGTCACGCCGATGTTGCCACCCGCCCGGAGCGCCGTGAGCGCCGCCCCCGCCGCCGAGTTCGCGAAGCTCACCGAGGGCATGACGCTGCGGGCGATGACCGAGGTGGTGCGGCTCTCCCGGGACCGCGGCCTCGGCGCCGACCAGATCCCCGACGCGGTCCGCGCCTACAAGCTCGGTGTCACCGACAACCCGTGGCGGCACGACAGCGTGAAGAAACACATCACCGAGGGCGAGCAGGTCATCTCCGACCGGATCGTCGGTCAGCCCCGGGCGACGAAGAAGACGCTGGACATCCTCAAACGCGCCGCGCTCGGGCTGTCCGGCGCCCAGGCGACTAGCTCCGTGTCCCGACCCCGGGGTGTGCTGTTCTTCGCCGGGCCGACCGGCGTCGGCAAGACGGAGATGGCCAAGCAGATCGCCGAGTTGCTGTTCGGCGACGTCAACGCCTACCTGCGGTTCGACATGAGCGAGTTCGCGGCGGATCACGCGGCCGACCGGCTCACCGGCGCGCCTCCCGGCTACGTGGGTTTCGAGGCCGGCGGCGAGCTGACCGGCGCGGTCCGGCGCAACCCTTTCCAGGTCGTGCTGTTCGACGAGATCGAGAAGGCGAACAAGTCGGTGCTGGACAAGTTCCTGCAGATCCTGGAGGACGGCCGGCTCACCGACGGGCAGGGCATCACCACGCACTTCTCCGAATGCGTCCTGATCTTCACGTCGAACCTCGGCATCATCACCACCGACAAGGCGACCGGGGAACGGGTCCAGCAGGTCTACCCGGGCATGCCCTACCCCGACCTCGAGGCGACGGTCAAGGCCGCGGTGCGGGAGCACTTCACCGTCACGCTGGAACGCCCGGAGCTGCTCAACCGGCTGGGTGACAACATCGTCGTCTTCAACTTCATCGACAAGGACGCGGCCGCAACGATCTTCGAACTGCAGCTGAGCAACGTCGTCCGGACCGTCGAACGCGAGCTGCAGATGTCGCTCCGCCTGACCGACCACGCCCGCGAGCAGCTGCGCGAGGCCTGCACGATCGACACCCCGAACGGCGGCCGCGGCATCGGCAACCTGCTGGAGAGCAACCTCATCAACCCGCTCGCGCGCGAGCTGTTCGACCTGGACGCCCCGCCCGGCTCGAGCGTGGAGGTCATTGCCGCCTATCCCGCCACCGCCACCGCCGGGCCACGGCTCGAGGCCAGGGTGGCCACGGGCGGGCGGGGGTGGTGA
- a CDS encoding protein kinase domain-containing protein, which produces MTYPAPEADAPVTVLDPGRRRPDDGDITLLDPGRSRPAVPEGLPPALHARFTVLRRLDRTGAEADVYLVQERASGAERVLKLYRGPGPEPAVRTFLANKQSRHVVTVTEAGTADDRGYEVMEHLAGGSLAELRHDDPARLGAEALTGLVRQLTDALTEVHANGIVHRDVKPANILVRRLAPLEVALIDFGISLHAPIDRSVTDASGTVRYMPPEYVSGQLVTTAFDWWSLGISVLELATGQPFLDGLDDVLIRVEITSGPVSTEAVVDPRLRLLCRGLLAQSLDDRWGAEQVTEWLDGGSPDVPTGYAAPAGAAEAEVEAEQPYPYADTEYRNRVLLAVAMTANWEHTAQLLFGDDPEPLRALNTWREQFPPDPEYTDAPGEPANVRLLRLLRSMAPMLPPIYRGVNVVRTTLPAIARGAFTNDGNLPAIVRDLWRFELLPLLATGRAGAGLTGGDGLDEVDRQWRLRRRQWHEAARGIEDPQVRTQLEGAGGARTRALALSLWATVADDNTRAEIRRARAEEARRFRLPWFSGLLERPDGMWLAYLVRDHAEERAEEQLAAARRRAWLNRNRRFREWSRRQNRPVALSWAVAGVFLMIALCAVLIGVSDAVAPASDSAVLNAWVATMFAGLAALTAEAVLAWEIGGRFHPRYSTLGAAFIALGRAARSVAGRGIAVAVLLGVLAVAAVLTAYQPMVTPLLGGLGIVSWAVPRFMRWRTDQEHERAEADRGAQELLAARAT; this is translated from the coding sequence ATGACGTATCCGGCACCCGAGGCCGACGCGCCCGTCACCGTGCTCGACCCCGGCCGGCGCCGGCCCGACGACGGCGACATCACCCTGCTGGACCCGGGCCGGAGCCGGCCCGCGGTCCCGGAGGGGCTGCCGCCGGCCCTCCATGCGCGCTTCACTGTGCTCCGCCGGCTGGACCGAACCGGCGCCGAGGCGGATGTGTACCTCGTCCAGGAGCGGGCCAGCGGCGCCGAGCGGGTGCTGAAGCTCTATCGAGGCCCGGGACCGGAGCCCGCGGTGCGCACGTTCCTGGCGAACAAGCAGAGCCGGCACGTCGTGACGGTCACCGAGGCCGGGACGGCCGACGACCGTGGCTACGAGGTCATGGAGCACCTGGCCGGCGGGAGCCTGGCCGAGCTGCGGCACGACGACCCGGCCCGGCTCGGCGCGGAGGCGCTGACCGGGCTCGTCCGGCAGCTCACCGACGCGCTGACCGAGGTGCACGCGAACGGGATCGTGCACCGCGACGTCAAGCCGGCGAACATTCTGGTGCGCCGGCTGGCCCCGCTCGAGGTCGCGCTGATCGACTTCGGCATCAGCCTGCACGCGCCGATCGACCGGTCGGTGACCGACGCCTCGGGGACGGTGCGGTACATGCCGCCCGAGTACGTCAGCGGGCAGCTCGTCACTACGGCGTTCGACTGGTGGTCGCTGGGGATCAGCGTGCTCGAGCTGGCCACCGGGCAGCCGTTCCTGGACGGGCTGGACGACGTCCTGATCCGGGTCGAGATCACCTCCGGGCCGGTCAGCACCGAGGCGGTCGTCGACCCGCGTCTGCGCCTGCTCTGCCGGGGCCTGCTGGCCCAGAGCCTGGACGACCGCTGGGGCGCCGAGCAGGTGACCGAGTGGCTCGACGGCGGTTCCCCGGACGTGCCGACCGGGTACGCCGCTCCGGCCGGCGCCGCGGAGGCCGAGGTCGAGGCGGAGCAGCCCTACCCGTACGCCGACACGGAGTACCGCAACCGGGTGCTGCTGGCCGTGGCCATGACGGCGAACTGGGAGCACACCGCGCAGCTGCTGTTCGGCGACGACCCGGAACCGCTGCGCGCGCTGAACACGTGGCGCGAGCAGTTCCCGCCGGACCCGGAATACACCGATGCCCCCGGCGAGCCCGCCAACGTCCGCCTGCTGCGCCTGCTGCGTTCGATGGCGCCGATGCTCCCGCCGATCTATCGCGGGGTGAACGTCGTCCGCACCACGCTGCCGGCGATCGCCCGGGGCGCGTTCACCAACGACGGCAACCTCCCGGCGATCGTACGGGACCTGTGGCGGTTCGAGTTGCTGCCGCTGCTCGCCACCGGCCGGGCCGGAGCGGGCCTCACCGGCGGCGACGGGCTCGACGAGGTCGACCGGCAGTGGCGCCTGCGCCGGCGGCAGTGGCACGAGGCGGCCCGCGGGATCGAGGACCCGCAGGTGCGCACGCAGCTGGAGGGCGCCGGCGGGGCACGCACGCGGGCCTTGGCGTTGAGCTTGTGGGCGACGGTGGCGGACGACAACACGCGCGCCGAGATCCGGCGGGCCCGGGCGGAGGAGGCACGCCGTTTCCGGCTGCCGTGGTTCTCCGGCCTGCTGGAACGGCCGGACGGCATGTGGCTCGCCTACCTGGTCCGCGACCACGCCGAGGAGCGCGCCGAGGAACAGCTGGCCGCCGCCCGGCGGCGCGCCTGGCTGAATCGCAACCGGCGGTTCCGGGAGTGGTCGCGCCGGCAGAACCGGCCGGTGGCGCTCTCCTGGGCGGTCGCCGGGGTCTTCCTGATGATCGCGTTGTGCGCGGTCCTCATCGGGGTCAGCGACGCCGTCGCCCCCGCCTCGGACAGCGCGGTGCTGAACGCGTGGGTCGCCACGATGTTCGCCGGCCTCGCCGCGCTCACCGCCGAGGCGGTGCTGGCCTGGGAGATCGGCGGCCGGTTCCACCCCCGCTACTCGACCCTGGGGGCCGCGTTCATCGCGCTGGGCCGGGCGGCCCGGTCGGTCGCCGGGCGCGGGATCGCCGTCGCCGTGCTCCTCGGGGTGCTGGCGGTAGCCGCGGTGCTGACCGCGTACCAGCCGATGGTCACGCCGCTGCTGGGTGGGCTCGGGATCGTGAGCTGGGCCGTGCCCCGCTTCATGCGCTGGCGCACCGACCAGGAGCACGAGCGGGCCGAGGCGGACCGCGGCGCCCAGGAGCTGCTGGCCGCCCGCGCCACCTGA
- a CDS encoding OmpA family protein, translated as MKYRIRGLLAASTMAAGSFVSCDGDGVFPPEPVAIECPAEAGQAVTLVVGARANSPAPGLPDEVEGLVREAAKNSKKVQVVRVDGEPTVALTAAFKTDGQNATIRDRDLRSFLDQADGFVKTLKPKQPQADVLTALTVAARTTPENGTVVLMDSGIPTTGPLSFTNSEMFTARPKDVVEFLASEKLMPDLDKRSVVLVGLGDTADPQPSLPENLHKQVTELWTTIADEAGAKCVHALKPAASRTSVPTDVPVTVVALPKPPVFPECGTTVLTDNSPVGFTVNTADFRDPKGAKATLKQLANRMAGHSQRVQLIGTTSSEGSTASNQDLSELRAEAVKDVLIDLGVARSRISASGAGERYPGRVRDTTAAGALIPSAAVRNRSVVVKLSCDG; from the coding sequence GTGAAGTACCGGATCCGTGGCCTGCTGGCGGCATCGACGATGGCCGCGGGCTCGTTCGTCAGCTGCGACGGCGACGGGGTCTTCCCCCCGGAGCCGGTGGCGATCGAGTGCCCGGCCGAGGCCGGGCAGGCCGTCACCCTGGTCGTCGGCGCCCGTGCGAACAGCCCGGCCCCCGGCCTGCCCGACGAGGTCGAGGGCCTTGTCCGCGAGGCCGCCAAGAACTCGAAGAAGGTGCAGGTCGTCCGCGTCGACGGCGAGCCGACGGTGGCGTTGACCGCCGCCTTCAAGACCGACGGCCAGAACGCCACTATCCGGGATCGCGACCTGCGGAGCTTCCTGGACCAGGCCGACGGGTTCGTCAAGACCCTGAAGCCCAAGCAGCCCCAGGCGGACGTGCTCACCGCACTGACCGTGGCGGCGCGGACCACGCCGGAGAACGGCACCGTCGTGCTGATGGACTCGGGCATCCCGACGACCGGGCCGCTCAGCTTCACGAACTCGGAGATGTTCACCGCCCGGCCGAAGGACGTCGTCGAGTTCCTCGCCTCCGAGAAGCTGATGCCCGACCTGGACAAGCGGTCCGTCGTGCTGGTGGGGCTGGGTGACACCGCCGACCCGCAACCGTCCCTGCCGGAGAACCTGCACAAGCAGGTCACCGAGCTGTGGACGACGATCGCCGACGAGGCCGGCGCGAAGTGCGTGCACGCGCTCAAGCCGGCGGCGTCGCGCACGTCGGTCCCGACCGACGTGCCGGTCACCGTGGTCGCCCTGCCGAAACCGCCCGTCTTCCCCGAATGCGGCACGACCGTGCTCACCGACAACAGCCCGGTGGGTTTCACCGTCAACACGGCCGACTTCCGCGATCCCAAGGGCGCCAAGGCCACGCTGAAACAGCTGGCGAACCGGATGGCCGGGCACTCGCAGCGGGTCCAGCTCATCGGCACCACCTCCAGCGAGGGCAGCACGGCGTCCAACCAGGACCTCTCCGAGCTCCGGGCCGAAGCGGTCAAGGACGTCCTGATCGACCTCGGGGTGGCGCGGTCCCGCATCAGCGCGAGCGGCGCCGGCGAGCGTTACCCGGGACGGGTGCGCGACACCACCGCCGCGGGAGCTCTCATCCCCAGCGCCGCCGTCCGCAACCGCTCGGTGGTGGTCAAGCTGTCCTGTGACGGTTGA
- a CDS encoding CHAT domain-containing protein translates to MTDLQAMLDRTTAAINQVGAPDDAAWRFARAWMHACRYEQAHAAADLSAAAADLDALPAGFPGRPKLAADLVTSMIRAQQMSDPRIVALTAVADEDPHPFDRWPATAAAVRARTLLEAGMHGGPGFNLRAAVHEVEGLVAVAAGVRPQQDLVENARVALTMLRDFTDGNPSEMIKSPERIREMLAMLESSGIGDTSTIRIKATAMAVMAEGAASAMTGDTAALAAGMREAQQLISGLAPDDPAHGQFADLARALGPILDLNDRFTTTASSPNVDENLETLRSQAAAPGLTPAERAIRLHNLGFAEMGYGFDSDATLDSGIEHLREAVALAGEHDHRRVFYLSSLGTALLRRVEMLAGRADLTEATQLLEKARVLAGSESHSHWTTLSNVLAHAYRLAGQRVRGREVALSGLRGHAWSVLLQADTAAVQVAARHAAGDALDVASWCLQDNDPESAAAALDAGRALILYAATETRDLAARMLDEGRPDLAERWRAATADGSEVPGELRREIISALAHIPLDQAGSTQAPPDAGSARLLSLPDLNEVRAALTSLGADALVYLMPGTERSGAAVIVPAGEPPTWMVLSQLGRGWGAEFDAFLTATTRTSRSPDTRDLAASVPVGTLDDLCEQAWTAAIGPVLERMPEASRIVLIPMGELVRIPWHAARRTVGGRPRYAIEDVTFSYAPSARLLCDVAWRGAAMPAQRCLIVADPDTAGAAADLGAARTEAWAIREAFYPDSRYVGRAPDGSPGPDGSGTRKEVTEWLADDEEAGALLHLACHGVVEPSADSADTSYLLLSGGERLSAEELVSSAAGAGRPIALAVLGACSSGVCGRGDDEAFSLSTTLLAGNVATVVGSQWSVPDAATSVLMFMFHHYLRHENLAPAEALRQAQLWMITPDEEPPATMPARLRSLTARSEPASPAEWAAFVHFGR, encoded by the coding sequence ATGACCGACCTTCAGGCGATGCTCGACCGCACCACGGCGGCGATCAACCAGGTGGGCGCGCCGGACGACGCTGCTTGGCGTTTCGCCCGCGCCTGGATGCACGCGTGTCGATACGAGCAGGCCCACGCCGCGGCCGACCTGTCGGCCGCGGCAGCCGATCTCGACGCGCTGCCGGCCGGGTTCCCGGGCCGGCCGAAGCTGGCCGCGGACCTGGTCACCAGCATGATCCGGGCCCAGCAGATGAGCGATCCCCGGATCGTGGCGCTGACCGCGGTGGCCGACGAGGACCCGCACCCCTTCGACCGCTGGCCCGCCACCGCGGCCGCCGTCCGGGCCCGGACCCTGCTGGAGGCCGGAATGCACGGCGGCCCCGGCTTCAACCTCCGGGCCGCCGTGCACGAGGTGGAAGGTCTCGTCGCGGTTGCCGCGGGTGTGCGCCCGCAACAGGACCTGGTGGAGAACGCCCGGGTGGCGCTGACTATGCTCCGCGACTTCACGGACGGCAACCCCAGCGAAATGATCAAGTCGCCGGAGCGGATCCGCGAGATGCTGGCCATGCTGGAGAGCAGCGGGATCGGCGACACCTCGACGATCCGGATCAAGGCAACCGCCATGGCCGTCATGGCCGAGGGGGCCGCCTCGGCCATGACGGGCGACACGGCCGCACTCGCGGCCGGGATGCGTGAAGCTCAGCAACTCATCAGTGGGCTGGCGCCGGACGACCCCGCACACGGCCAGTTCGCCGATCTCGCCCGCGCTCTCGGTCCGATCCTCGACCTCAACGACAGGTTCACCACCACAGCGTCGTCACCGAACGTGGACGAGAACCTGGAAACTCTGCGGTCCCAGGCCGCGGCGCCGGGGCTGACACCGGCCGAACGGGCGATCCGCCTGCACAACCTCGGCTTCGCCGAAATGGGGTACGGCTTCGACTCGGACGCCACGCTCGACTCGGGCATCGAGCACCTGCGGGAAGCGGTCGCGCTGGCCGGGGAACACGACCATCGCCGGGTCTTCTATCTCTCCAGCCTGGGAACGGCCCTGCTGCGCCGGGTCGAGATGCTCGCCGGCCGCGCCGACCTGACCGAGGCGACCCAGCTGCTCGAAAAGGCCCGCGTGCTCGCCGGCTCGGAATCACACAGCCACTGGACCACGCTGAGCAACGTGCTGGCCCACGCCTACCGGCTGGCCGGGCAGCGGGTGCGCGGCCGCGAGGTGGCCCTGTCCGGGTTGCGGGGCCACGCGTGGAGCGTGCTGCTGCAGGCCGACACCGCGGCCGTCCAGGTGGCGGCACGGCACGCGGCCGGGGACGCGCTGGACGTCGCCTCGTGGTGCCTGCAGGACAACGATCCCGAATCGGCGGCGGCGGCCCTGGACGCCGGGCGGGCCCTGATCCTGTACGCCGCCACCGAGACCCGCGACCTGGCGGCCCGGATGCTCGACGAGGGACGCCCCGACCTCGCCGAGCGCTGGCGGGCCGCCACCGCCGACGGCTCCGAGGTGCCCGGTGAGCTGCGCCGCGAAATCATCAGCGCGCTCGCCCACATCCCGCTCGACCAGGCCGGCAGCACGCAGGCGCCCCCGGACGCCGGCTCCGCGCGTCTGCTCTCGCTGCCCGACCTCAACGAGGTACGCGCCGCGCTCACCTCCCTCGGCGCCGACGCGCTCGTCTACCTGATGCCCGGCACGGAGCGTTCCGGCGCCGCGGTGATCGTGCCTGCCGGGGAACCGCCGACCTGGATGGTGCTGTCGCAGCTGGGCCGCGGCTGGGGAGCGGAGTTCGACGCCTTCCTGACCGCGACCACCCGTACGAGCCGCAGCCCGGACACGCGTGACCTCGCCGCCTCGGTTCCCGTCGGCACGCTGGACGACTTGTGCGAACAGGCGTGGACGGCGGCGATCGGCCCGGTCCTGGAGCGCATGCCGGAGGCGTCGCGAATCGTGCTGATCCCGATGGGGGAACTGGTCCGGATTCCGTGGCATGCCGCCCGCCGGACGGTCGGCGGGCGGCCGCGCTACGCGATCGAGGACGTGACCTTCTCGTACGCGCCCTCGGCCCGGCTGCTGTGTGACGTGGCCTGGCGTGGCGCCGCGATGCCCGCGCAACGGTGCCTGATCGTCGCCGACCCGGACACCGCCGGGGCCGCCGCCGACCTGGGCGCGGCCCGGACCGAGGCGTGGGCCATCCGGGAAGCCTTCTACCCTGACTCCCGCTACGTCGGCCGTGCCCCGGACGGCTCACCGGGCCCCGACGGTTCCGGCACCCGCAAAGAGGTGACGGAGTGGCTCGCCGACGACGAAGAAGCGGGCGCGCTGCTGCATCTGGCCTGTCACGGCGTGGTCGAGCCCAGCGCCGATTCGGCGGACACGTCGTACCTGCTGTTGTCGGGCGGCGAACGGCTGTCGGCCGAGGAACTGGTGTCGTCGGCGGCGGGCGCCGGTCGTCCCATCGCCCTGGCGGTGCTGGGCGCGTGCAGCAGCGGAGTCTGCGGGCGTGGCGACGACGAGGCGTTCAGCCTGAGCACCACGTTGCTGGCCGGCAACGTGGCGACGGTGGTCGGCAGCCAGTGGAGTGTGCCCGACGCGGCCACCTCGGTCCTGATGTTCATGTTCCACCACTACCTGCGGCACGAGAACCTGGCGCCGGCCGAGGCCCTGCGGCAGGCCCAGCTCTGGATGATCACACCGGACGAGGAACCTCCCGCCACGATGCCGGCCCGGCTCAGGTCGCTGACCGCCCGCTCGGAACCCGCGTCCCCGGCCGAGTGGGCGGCCTTCGTCCACTTCGGCCGATAA
- a CDS encoding CHAT domain-containing protein yields the protein MPEEESFARRLVNRNARWAALAVSVAACRDQVGAALAAPGDPVAFVHAALATLELNQIAEELADPDCTELAANGLTACLRVASALPAVALEFEVIRHAVQDLQDARRRIAALTLRHRATRAENAGRPREGRRLREQALPQAPAGSYLEAVLLIELERMPEAHRVLDRLDLPDPVVMAELNIRADRPDVARDILARATGTPPADIRPADDEHPAYRDPAHRDPAPTDPAPTDPGLTGPARPDPAWGDLARRAGIELDLGDAAAADKLAAQAIAVFERGAMANDYYRALAGDHVAVAGLYHVASRARLALGDAGGAFRLADRVRAAAAQPGRNLAIRAAEARLGATHERLAAAALRGEQPTHAEVAAEAMAAETAVDRASAGSPVTWPPGAGLDEIQAALPARAALLYYQSFDRELIIWVVRRDGAEWRSRNLSRRDLARAARELHTACADLTGRGERVPELAARLAADLVTPVADELAGVDRLFVAPPGNLMLLPFAVLPLNRVPLGEQFVLSMLPSAELLTRPGTGPRLDDGRGALLVGDPLYATLPRLPGTGVEIRAIAERLPTSVVLEGEAATAEEFARHVGGKSVIHLATHGAVDELRPYLSELALGGRDRITLPGLAALDLDVDLLVLSACHTGRGRATAGGDVLGLTRVALAAGVRHVIVSLWPVDDISTCLLMTDLYERLVHGQSVAESLAGAARHLRTVDDKQRLAAYDGLAGASHVSRVRDLEAAETSVPAGHRLAPAHYAPFIHIGV from the coding sequence ATGCCGGAAGAGGAAAGCTTCGCGCGGCGTCTGGTCAACCGCAACGCCCGCTGGGCGGCACTCGCCGTGAGCGTGGCCGCCTGCCGCGACCAGGTCGGCGCGGCTCTGGCCGCGCCGGGGGATCCGGTGGCCTTCGTCCATGCGGCGCTGGCCACGCTGGAGCTCAACCAGATCGCCGAGGAACTGGCCGATCCCGACTGCACCGAGCTGGCCGCGAACGGGCTGACGGCGTGTCTCCGGGTCGCCTCGGCGCTGCCCGCCGTCGCGCTCGAGTTCGAGGTCATCCGGCACGCTGTGCAGGACCTTCAGGACGCACGCCGCCGGATCGCCGCCCTCACGTTGCGGCACCGGGCGACCCGGGCCGAGAACGCCGGCCGCCCGCGGGAGGGTCGCCGGCTGCGCGAGCAGGCGCTGCCACAGGCGCCCGCCGGGTCGTACCTGGAGGCGGTGCTGCTGATCGAGCTGGAGCGGATGCCCGAGGCACACCGGGTGCTCGACCGGCTGGACCTGCCCGACCCGGTGGTCATGGCCGAGCTGAACATCCGCGCCGACCGGCCGGACGTCGCCCGGGACATCCTGGCCCGAGCGACAGGGACGCCGCCGGCCGACATCCGGCCCGCAGACGATGAGCACCCGGCCTACCGCGATCCGGCCCACCGCGATCCAGCCCCGACCGATCCAGCCCCGACCGATCCGGGTCTGACCGGTCCGGCGCGCCCGGATCCGGCGTGGGGCGATCTGGCGCGCCGGGCCGGCATCGAGCTCGACCTGGGCGATGCCGCGGCGGCCGACAAACTGGCCGCCCAGGCGATCGCCGTGTTCGAGCGCGGTGCGATGGCCAACGACTACTACCGCGCGCTGGCCGGTGACCACGTGGCGGTCGCCGGGTTGTACCACGTCGCCTCCCGGGCACGGCTGGCGCTGGGCGACGCCGGCGGCGCGTTCCGGCTGGCCGACCGGGTGCGTGCGGCGGCCGCCCAGCCGGGCCGGAACCTGGCGATCCGCGCCGCCGAAGCCCGGCTGGGCGCCACCCATGAGCGGCTGGCGGCGGCCGCGCTGCGCGGCGAGCAGCCCACGCACGCCGAGGTGGCCGCCGAGGCGATGGCGGCCGAAACCGCTGTGGACCGGGCTTCGGCGGGCTCTCCGGTCACCTGGCCGCCCGGGGCCGGCCTGGACGAGATCCAGGCGGCACTGCCCGCCAGGGCCGCCCTGCTGTACTACCAGTCGTTCGACCGGGAGCTGATCATTTGGGTGGTCCGGCGCGACGGGGCCGAGTGGCGGTCGCGGAACCTGTCGCGCCGCGACCTAGCCCGCGCCGCCCGCGAGCTGCACACGGCGTGCGCCGACCTGACCGGCCGCGGGGAACGTGTGCCGGAGCTGGCGGCCCGCTTGGCGGCAGACCTCGTCACACCAGTGGCGGACGAGCTGGCAGGGGTGGACCGGCTGTTCGTGGCGCCGCCGGGAAACCTGATGCTGCTCCCGTTCGCCGTGCTGCCGCTGAACCGGGTTCCGCTGGGCGAACAGTTCGTGCTCTCGATGCTGCCCTCGGCCGAGCTGCTGACCCGGCCGGGAACCGGCCCGCGGCTCGACGACGGCCGGGGCGCGTTGCTGGTCGGCGATCCGCTGTACGCCACGCTGCCCCGGCTGCCCGGCACGGGTGTTGAGATCCGGGCGATCGCTGAGCGGCTCCCGACCTCGGTGGTGCTCGAGGGCGAGGCCGCCACCGCCGAGGAGTTCGCCCGCCACGTGGGCGGCAAGTCCGTCATCCACCTGGCCACCCACGGCGCCGTCGACGAGCTGCGGCCGTATCTGAGCGAGCTCGCCCTCGGCGGCCGGGACCGGATCACGTTGCCCGGCCTGGCCGCGCTGGACCTGGACGTCGATCTGCTGGTGCTTTCGGCCTGTCACACCGGCCGGGGCCGGGCCACCGCCGGAGGGGACGTGCTCGGCCTGACCCGGGTGGCTCTGGCGGCCGGTGTCCGCCACGTGATTGTGTCGTTGTGGCCGGTCGACGACATCTCGACCTGCCTGCTGATGACCGACCTGTACGAGCGACTGGTGCACGGGCAGAGCGTGGCCGAGTCCCTGGCCGGCGCCGCGCGCCACCTGCGGACGGTGGACGACAAGCAGCGCCTGGCCGCGTACGACGGGCTGGCCGGAGCATCCCACGTGAGCCGGGTCCGTGACTTGGAGGCTGCCGAGACGAGTGTCCCGGCCGGCCACCGTCTGGCACCGGCGCACTATGCGCCGTTCATCCACATCGGCGTCTGA